The Pseudomonas sp. TH06 genome has a window encoding:
- the rpoZ gene encoding DNA-directed RNA polymerase subunit omega, whose protein sequence is MARVTVEDCLNHVENRFELVMLSTKRARQLATGGKEPLVQWENDKPTVVALREIAEGLMSYEFIANAEIVEDEPLFAAFEDESNEAV, encoded by the coding sequence CGTAACCGTTGAAGACTGCCTGAACCACGTGGAAAACCGTTTTGAGCTGGTCATGCTCTCTACCAAACGTGCCCGTCAACTGGCCACCGGCGGCAAAGAGCCACTGGTTCAGTGGGAAAACGACAAGCCTACCGTTGTAGCGCTGCGTGAAATCGCTGAAGGCCTGATGAGCTACGAGTTCATCGCCAACGCTGAAATCGTCGAAGACGAACCGCTGTTCGCAGCGTTCGAGGACGAGTCCAACGAGGCCGTCTAA